In one Salvelinus fontinalis isolate EN_2023a chromosome 16, ASM2944872v1, whole genome shotgun sequence genomic region, the following are encoded:
- the pfn4 gene encoding profilin-4 isoform X1, protein MNQFQNLINDCLIDTKHVESAVILVAKTAAVTAASARFQVLPTQAQIFIDSFKHMTLTRERGFYFQDKAYTCVRADRNSIYCKCGTHGLILVKTALYIIVATYNDSMYPSVCVEAVEKLGRGMLVLLTAYKLQQLSTEGFKAVYLKDKGK, encoded by the exons ATGAACCAATTTCAGAATTTGATAAATGACTGTCTTATCGATACAAAACACGTGGAAAGCGCTGTCATTCTGGTTGCCAAGACTGCAGCAGTAACTGCCGCGTCTGCAAGGTTTCAG GTTCTTCCCACACAAGCCCAGATTTTCATAGACTCTTTCAAGCACATGACATTGACCAGAGAGCGGGGCTTCTACTTCCAAGACAAAGCATACACCTGTGTCCGAGCTGACAGGAACTCCATCTACTGCAAATGT GGAACACATGGCTTGATTCTTGTGAAGACTGCTCTGTACATCATAGTGGCCACATACAACGACAGCATGTATCCTAGCGTGTGTGTGGAGGCTGTCGAGAAACTAGGTAGGGGGATGTTGGTGCTTCTAACAGCATACAAGCTTCAACAGCTTTCAACTGAAGGTTTTAAAG CTGTGTACCTCAAGGATAAGGGGAAATGA
- the pfn4 gene encoding profilin-4 isoform X2, with product MNQFQNLINDCLIDTKHVESAVILVAKTAAVTAASARFQVLPTQAQIFIDSFKHMTLTRERGFYFQDKAYTCVRADRNSIYCKCGTHGLILVKTALYIIVATYNDSMYPSVCVEAVEKLAVYLKDKGK from the exons ATGAACCAATTTCAGAATTTGATAAATGACTGTCTTATCGATACAAAACACGTGGAAAGCGCTGTCATTCTGGTTGCCAAGACTGCAGCAGTAACTGCCGCGTCTGCAAGGTTTCAG GTTCTTCCCACACAAGCCCAGATTTTCATAGACTCTTTCAAGCACATGACATTGACCAGAGAGCGGGGCTTCTACTTCCAAGACAAAGCATACACCTGTGTCCGAGCTGACAGGAACTCCATCTACTGCAAATGT GGAACACATGGCTTGATTCTTGTGAAGACTGCTCTGTACATCATAGTGGCCACATACAACGACAGCATGTATCCTAGCGTGTGTGTGGAGGCTGTCGAGAAACTAG CTGTGTACCTCAAGGATAAGGGGAAATGA